In Mucilaginibacter sp. KACC 22063, the genomic stretch AGCTGTGCCGTTGGGATCAATAACTTTATGTAAAATACCTTTTTCTTCGAATGTTTTTAAAATGCGGTAAAGGGTGACCCGGTCAATATCCTGGTTGATATTTTTTTCCAGATAGGGTTGAGATGTAGCGCTTTCGCGCGAGTCGATCAGTTCCAGTACGCTCAGGCGAGGAGCCGTAACGTGCAAGTGATTCTTTTGCAGCAAACCCGTGAAATCCTTTCCCATATCACAAAGATATAAAAGATTAAATGCGAGCTTGTGCTAAACTACCATTTTCAGAAGATGGAAACGCCTTGAATAACTTCTGCCAGACGACGGATTAGTCGCCTGTCTAACTATTCGGCTGAAAAACCACAAATTAGCTTTTTTCAAGTAG encodes the following:
- a CDS encoding Fur family transcriptional regulator, which translates into the protein MGKDFTGLLQKNHLHVTAPRLSVLELIDSRESATSQPYLEKNINQDIDRVTLYRILKTFEEKGILHKVIDPNGTANYAMCSADCSEGHHHDEHVHFNCTTCQQLYCLRDFQLPPLKLPPGYTAESINTLISGVCEHCKGSF